A window from Vulpes vulpes isolate BD-2025 chromosome 9, VulVul3, whole genome shotgun sequence encodes these proteins:
- the LGI3 gene encoding leucine-rich repeat LGI family member 3, translated as MAPGTAPRAASGQGRPHPFPGTPHPSALRAPPPVSPGSAPGPRSSTPAAGGREQGRGPSRPGRRTPLCAAGGGAPGCGSGGGGGEAQPARGGREPRGGGRGRWPGAELAGSMAGLRAGRGSGLGLGLLALSALGCCLMLPVGAKRPPKTPPCPPSCSCTRDTAFCVDSKAVPRNLPSEVISLTLVNAAFSEIQDGAFSHLPLLQFLLLNSNKFTLIGDNAFTGLSHLQYLFIENNDIWALSKFTFRGLKSLTHLSLANNNLQTLPRDIFRPLDILSDLDLRGNSLNCDCKVKWLVEWLAHTNTTVAPIYCASPPRFQEHKVQDLPLREFDCITTDFVLYQTLPFPAVSAEPFLYSSDLYLALAQPGASACTVLKWDYVERQLRDYDRIPAPSAVHCKPMVVDSQLYVIVAQLFGGSYIYHWDPNTTRFTKLQDIDPQRVRKPNDLEAFRIDGDWYFAVADSSKAGATSLYRWHQNGFYSHQALHAWHRDTDLEFVDGEGKPRLIVSSSSQAPVIYQWSRTQKQFVAQGEVSQVPDAQAVKHFRAGRDSYLCLSRYIGDSKILRWEGTRFSEVQALPSRGSLAMQPFLVGGRRYLALGSDFSFTQIYQWDEGRQKFVRFQELAVQAPRAFCYVPAGDAQLLLAPSFKGQTLVYRHVVVDLSA; from the exons atGGCCCCAGGGACCGCCCCTAGGGCAGCCAGCGGCCAGGGCCGCCCCCACCCCTTTCCGGGGACTCCCCACCCCTCCGCCCTGCGCGCGCCCCCGCCGGTCAGCCCTGGCTCGGCTCCGGGCCCGCGCAGCTCTACCCCGGCGGCTGGCGGGCgcgagcaggggaggggcccgAGCCGCCCGGGCCGGAGGACTCCGCTGTGCGCAGCGGGCGGCGGGGCCCCTGGctgcggcagcggcggcggcggcggggaggcgcAGCCGGCGCGGGGTGGCCGagagccgcggggcgggggccgcggccggTGGCCCGGGGCAGAGCTTGCAGGCAGCATGGCGGGGCTGCGGGCCGGCCGGGGCtccgggctcgggctcgggctgcTGGCGCTGTCCGCGCTCGGCTGCTGTCTGATGCTGCCAGTCGGCGCCAAGAGGCCCCCCAAGACGCCCCCCTGCCCGCCCAGCTGCTCCTGCACCAGGGACACCGCCTTCTGCGTGGACTCTAAGGCAGTGCCCAGGAACCTGCCCTCCGAGGTCATCTCTCT GACGCTGGTGAATGCTGCCTTCTCTGAGATCCAGGATGGAGCGTTTTCCCACCTGCCACTGCTGCAGTTCCT gTTACTCAACTCCAACAAGTTTACTCTGATTGGAGACAACGCTTTCACAGGACTGTCACACCTCCAGTACCT CTTCATTGAGAATAATGACATCTGGGCACTCTCCAAGTTCACCTTCAGAGGACTCAAGTCTTTGACACACCT ATCACTGGCCAACAATAACCTGCAGACACTGCCTAGAGACATCTTTCGGCCCCTGGACATCCTGAGTGACTT GGACCTGCGGGGCAACTCGCTCAACTGCGACTGCAAGGTGAAGTGGCTGGTGGAGTGGCTGGCACACACTAACACCACTGTGGCCCCCATCTATTGCGCCAGCCCTCCTCGCTTCCAAGAGCATAAGGTGCAGGACCTGCCACTGCGGGAATTCGACTGCATCACCACGG ATTTCGTGCTGTACCAGACCCTGCCTTTCCCAGCAGTGTCAGCTGAGCCCTTCCTTTACTCCAGCGACCTCTATTTGGCTCTAGCCCAGCCAGGTGCCAGTGCTTGCACTGTCCTCAAGTGGGACTATGTTGAACGGCAGCTTCGAGATTATGATAGAATCCCAG ccccctccgcggTGCACTGCAAGCCAATGGTGGTAGACAGCCAGCTGTACGTGATTGTGGCCCAGCTGTTTGGTGGCTCTTACATTTACCACTGGGACCCCAACACCACGCGCTTCACCAAGCTGCAGGACATCGACCCACAGCGTGTGCGCAAGCCCAACGACCTAGAGGCTTTCCGCATCGACGGCGACTGGTACTTTGCCGTGGCCGACAGCTCCAAGGCGGGGGCCACCAGCCTCTACCGCTGGCACCAGAATGGCTTCTATTCCCACCAGGCCCTGCACGCCTGGCACCGAGACACCGACCTGGAGTTTGTGGATGGTGAGGGCAAGCCACGGTTGATTGTGTCCAGTAGCTCGCAGGCACCTGTGATCTATCAGTGGAGCCGCACCCAGAAGCAGTTTGTGGCTCAGGGTGAGGTGAGCCAGGTGCCCGATGCCCAGGCTGTGAAACACTTCCGTGCCGGGCGCGACAGCTACCTGTGCCTCAGCCGTTACATCGGCGACTCTAAGATCCTGCGCTGGGAGGGCACCCGCTTCTCCGAGGTGCAGGCCCTGCCCTCCCGGGGCTCCCTGGCCATGCAGCCCTTCCTCGTGGGTGGCCGCCGCTACCTGGCGCTGGGGAGTGATTTCTCCTTCACGCAGATCTACCAGTGGGATGAGGGGCGCCAAAAGTTCGTGCGGTTCCAGGAGCTGGCTGTGCAGGCCCCACGGGCATTCTGCTACGTGCCTGCGGGGGACGCCCAGCTGCTCCTGGCCCCCAGCTTCAAGGGACAGACGCTCGTGTACCGGCACGTAGTGGTGGACCTCAGTGCCTAG
- the SFTPC gene encoding surfactant protein C yields MRGEGACSKMDVGSKEVLIESPPDYSAAPRGRFGIPCFPSSLKRLLIIVVVIVLVVVVIVGALLMGLHMSQKHTEMVLEMSMGGAEAQQRLALQERVGTTATFSIGSTGIVVYDYQRLLIAYKPAPGTCCYIMKMAPENIPSLEALTRKFQDFQVKPAVSTSKLGQEEGHDAGSASPGDPLDFLGTTVSTLCGEVPLFYI; encoded by the exons ATGAGAGGGGAAGGCGCCTGCAGCAAGATGGATGTGGGCAGCAAGGAGGTCTTGATTGAGAGCCCGCCG GACTACTCAGCAGCTCCCCGGGGCCGGTTCGGCATCCCCTGCTTCCCTTCGTCCCTCAAACGCCTTCTCATCATCGTAGTAGTGATAGTCCTTGTGGTCGTGGTGATTGTCGGCGCTCTGCTAATGGGCCTTCACATGAGCCAGAAACACACTGAGATG GTCCTAGAGATGAGCATGGGGGGGGCAGAAGCCCAGCAGCGCCTGGCCCTGCAGGAGCGTGTGGGCACCACTGCCACCTTCTCCATTGGCTCCACTGGCATCGTAGTGTATGACTACCAGCGG CTCCTGATTGCCTATAAGCCAGCCCCGGGAACCTGTTGCTACATCATGAAGATGGCTCCAGAGAACATCCCAAGTCTTGAGGCTCTCACTAGAAAGTTTCAGGACTTCCAG GTCAAGCCAGCGGTGTCTACCTCTAAGCTGGGACAGGAGGAGGGCCATGATGCTGGCTCAGCATCCCCTGGGGATCCCCTGGACTTCCTGGGCACCACAGTGAGCACCCTGTGTGGTGAGGTGCCCCTCTTCTAcatctag